One window of the Pseudomonas knackmussii B13 genome contains the following:
- a CDS encoding urease accessory protein UreF: protein MAAGFWSLLRLASPQLPIGGYSYSQGLEAALEHGLVKDADSAFAWLADQLHLNLARFEGPLLAELLRAALASDWSALSDAAERHRASRETRELAQESRQMGFSLAQLLDALPELDDAARTWLAAQSEPSLTATWALAARAWGLSVEQALGAWLWSWLENQLAVLMKALPLGQLAAQKLTSRLLPELDRACSSALAEEAPGSAPFGLALASMAHESQYSRLFRS from the coding sequence ATCGCAGCCGGCTTCTGGAGCCTGCTGCGCCTGGCCAGCCCGCAGCTGCCCATCGGCGGTTACAGCTATTCGCAAGGCCTGGAAGCGGCGCTGGAGCATGGCCTGGTGAAGGACGCCGACAGCGCCTTCGCCTGGCTCGCCGATCAGTTGCACCTGAACCTCGCCCGCTTCGAAGGCCCCTTGCTGGCGGAGCTGCTGCGCGCCGCGCTGGCCTCCGACTGGAGCGCCCTTTCCGACGCCGCCGAGCGCCATCGCGCCAGCCGCGAAACCCGCGAGCTGGCCCAGGAGAGCCGGCAGATGGGCTTCTCCCTGGCGCAACTGCTGGACGCCCTGCCGGAGTTGGATGACGCCGCGCGCACCTGGCTCGCCGCCCAATCCGAACCTTCGCTGACCGCCACCTGGGCCCTAGCTGCTCGGGCGTGGGGGCTGAGCGTGGAGCAAGCCCTCGGCGCCTGGCTGTGGAGCTGGCTGGAGAACCAGCTCGCGGTGCTGATGAAGGCGCTGCCGCTGGGCCAGTTGGCCGCGCAGAAGCTCACCTCGCGCCTGCTCCCCGAACTAGACCGGGCCTGCTCGTCCGCGCTGGCCGAGGAGGCGCCCGGCAGTGCGCCCTTCGGCCTGGCGCTGGCGAGCATGGCCCATGAATCGCAATACAGCCGTCTGTTCCGTTCCTAG
- the ureG gene encoding urease accessory protein UreG, with protein sequence MNSQPLRVGIGGPVGSGKTALTLALCRALRNRYNLAVVTNDIYTQEDAQFLVRNEALDPERIIGVETGGCPHTAIREDASINLEAVDQLNRRFPGLELILVESGGDNLSATFSPELSDLTLYVIDVSAGDKIPRKGGPGICKSDLLVINKIDLAPLVGASLEVMEHDARKMRGERPFVFSNQKTGLGLDEIIAFIERQGLLTAA encoded by the coding sequence ATGAACTCCCAACCCCTGCGCGTCGGCATCGGCGGCCCGGTGGGCTCCGGCAAGACCGCCCTGACCCTCGCCCTGTGCCGAGCCCTGCGCAACCGCTACAACCTCGCGGTGGTGACCAACGACATCTACACCCAGGAAGACGCGCAGTTCCTGGTGCGCAACGAGGCGCTCGACCCGGAGCGGATCATCGGCGTGGAAACCGGCGGCTGCCCGCACACGGCGATCCGCGAAGACGCCTCGATCAACCTGGAAGCGGTCGACCAGCTCAACCGCCGCTTCCCGGGCCTGGAGCTGATCCTGGTGGAGTCCGGCGGCGACAACCTCTCGGCCACCTTCAGCCCGGAGCTGTCGGACCTGACGTTGTACGTGATCGACGTTTCCGCCGGCGACAAGATCCCGCGCAAGGGCGGGCCGGGCATCTGCAAGTCCGACCTGCTGGTGATCAACAAGATCGACCTGGCGCCGCTGGTGGGCGCGTCCCTCGAAGTGATGGAGCACGACGCCAGGAAGATGCGCGGCGAGCGCCCCTTCGTGTTCAGCAACCAGAAGACCGGCCTGGGGCTGGACGAGATCATCGCCTTTATCGAACGGCAGGGGCTGCTGACGGCGGCCTGA
- a CDS encoding ferredoxin reductase — MSLLPLNWLRPLRPLLAPLRVLARDGWLREADVDAVLAALNPAWALNRVFARVEARQWVADDMLALRLRANANWRGARPGQHLQLFIEHDGVRLGRSYSLIGEKDGCQEIAVKRQPDGRVSPLLVGQLCVGDVLELGAPGGDLQWPQDERGVLLLAAGSGLTPLLGMLRQALADGYHGPITLLHYVRERGQRAFHDQLQALAEQFPNFTPRWAISGAEADAGDLHGRFRHEHLQDLAGEHVLACGPAGFVEAVRESLAERAASLQWEAFSAPAWSGYETRHEVRLHFARSGQQSLGDNQRSLLEQAETAGLRPAHGCRQGICASCTCTLLSGSVRDLRSGELHSEPQQPIRLCVSAPQGDVSLDL; from the coding sequence ATGTCCCTGCTTCCCCTGAACTGGCTGCGGCCCTTGCGCCCGCTGCTCGCCCCCTTGCGCGTGCTGGCGCGCGACGGCTGGCTGCGCGAGGCCGACGTCGACGCCGTGCTCGCCGCGCTCAATCCCGCCTGGGCACTGAACCGGGTGTTCGCCCGTGTCGAGGCGCGGCAATGGGTCGCCGACGACATGCTCGCGTTGCGCCTGCGAGCCAACGCCAACTGGCGCGGCGCGCGGCCCGGACAGCATCTGCAGCTGTTCATCGAGCACGACGGTGTGCGCCTGGGGCGCAGCTACAGCCTGATCGGTGAGAAGGACGGTTGCCAGGAGATCGCCGTGAAGCGGCAGCCGGACGGGCGCGTCTCGCCGCTGTTGGTGGGTCAGTTGTGCGTGGGCGATGTGCTCGAACTGGGCGCGCCCGGCGGCGATCTGCAGTGGCCGCAGGACGAACGCGGTGTGCTGCTGCTCGCTGCTGGCAGCGGCCTGACGCCACTGCTCGGGATGCTGCGCCAGGCATTGGCCGACGGCTATCACGGCCCGATCACGCTGCTGCATTACGTGCGCGAGCGCGGCCAGCGCGCCTTCCATGACCAGCTGCAGGCGCTCGCCGAGCAGTTCCCCAACTTCACTCCGCGCTGGGCCATCAGCGGCGCCGAAGCCGACGCCGGCGATCTGCACGGGCGCTTCCGCCACGAGCATCTGCAAGACCTGGCAGGTGAGCATGTGCTGGCCTGCGGCCCGGCCGGCTTCGTCGAGGCCGTGCGCGAATCGCTGGCCGAACGCGCGGCCAGTCTGCAATGGGAAGCCTTCAGCGCTCCCGCCTGGAGTGGCTATGAAACTCGGCACGAAGTGCGCCTGCACTTCGCCCGCAGCGGCCAGCAATCCCTCGGCGACAACCAACGCAGCCTGCTCGAACAGGCCGAAACCGCCGGCCTGCGCCCGGCCCACGGTTGCCGCCAGGGCATCTGCGCCAGCTGCACCTGCACCCTGCTTTCCGGCAGCGTGCGCGACCTGCGCAGCGGCGAGCTACACAGCGAGCCGCAACAGCCGATCCGCCTGTGCGTCAGCGCCCCGCAGGGCGACGTCAGCCTCGACCTCTAA
- a CDS encoding MFS transporter has product MFSPLVTFPALYTATLLMLAGSGLFTTYMGLRLTAEGAGDLWVGGLMAAYYFGLVCGGKFGHKLIASFGHIRSYVACAGIATVVVLLHALVDSLAIWIVLRFVLGAVMMNQYMVIESWLNEQAESHQRGKVFAGYMVAVDLGLVVGQGLLAASPALDYKPLLLVAICFASCLIPLAMTRRVHPAKLVAAPLEIGFFWKRVPQSLGTIFVAGLMVGAFYGLAPVYANRNGLDTAQSSLFVGMCIVAGFCAQWPLGWLSDRVNRAWLIRGNALLLCAAAVPMWGLIQLPYWALLANGFVTGMLLFTLYPLAVALANDHVEQPRRVALSAMLLTTYGVGACIGPLFAGALMHRFGPGMFYMLVSAYAVLLIFWVQPKRVTGLHRVDEAPLHHVAMPDTVSPMSATLDPRVEEVPEELVVEAPPNIGRSDGAPDKAS; this is encoded by the coding sequence ATGTTCAGCCCGCTCGTCACCTTCCCGGCGCTCTATACCGCCACCTTGCTCATGCTCGCCGGCTCCGGCCTGTTCACCACCTACATGGGCTTGCGCCTGACCGCCGAAGGCGCGGGTGACCTCTGGGTCGGCGGGCTGATGGCGGCCTACTACTTCGGCCTGGTCTGCGGCGGCAAGTTCGGCCACAAGCTGATCGCCAGCTTCGGCCACATCCGCTCCTACGTGGCCTGCGCCGGGATCGCCACCGTGGTGGTGCTGCTGCATGCGTTGGTCGACAGCCTGGCCATCTGGATCGTGCTGCGCTTCGTCCTGGGCGCGGTGATGATGAACCAGTACATGGTGATCGAGAGCTGGCTCAACGAGCAGGCCGAGAGCCACCAGCGCGGCAAGGTGTTCGCCGGCTACATGGTGGCGGTGGACCTGGGCCTGGTGGTCGGCCAGGGCCTGCTCGCCGCAAGCCCGGCGCTGGATTACAAGCCGTTGCTGCTGGTGGCGATCTGCTTCGCCTCCTGCCTGATCCCGCTGGCCATGACCCGCCGCGTGCACCCGGCCAAGCTGGTGGCGGCGCCGCTGGAGATCGGCTTCTTCTGGAAGCGCGTGCCGCAATCGCTGGGCACCATTTTCGTCGCCGGCCTGATGGTCGGCGCCTTCTACGGCCTGGCGCCGGTTTACGCCAACCGCAACGGCCTGGACACCGCGCAGTCGAGCCTGTTCGTCGGCATGTGCATCGTCGCCGGCTTCTGCGCGCAGTGGCCGCTGGGCTGGTTGTCGGACCGGGTCAACCGGGCCTGGCTGATTCGCGGCAATGCGCTGCTGCTGTGCGCCGCCGCCGTGCCGATGTGGGGGCTGATCCAGCTGCCGTACTGGGCGTTGCTGGCCAATGGTTTCGTCACCGGCATGCTGCTGTTCACCCTCTACCCGCTGGCGGTCGCGCTGGCCAACGACCACGTCGAGCAGCCGCGCCGCGTAGCGCTCTCGGCCATGCTGCTGACCACCTACGGCGTCGGCGCGTGCATCGGCCCGCTGTTCGCCGGTGCGCTGATGCATCGCTTCGGCCCGGGCATGTTCTACATGCTGGTGTCGGCCTACGCCGTGCTGCTGATCTTCTGGGTGCAGCCCAAGCGCGTGACCGGCCTGCACCGGGTCGACGAGGCGCCGCTGCATCACGTCGCCATGCCCGATACGGTCAGCCCGATGTCGGCGACTCTCGACCCGCGCGTGGAAGAAGTGCCGGAAGAGCTTGTGGTGGAGGCGCCACCGAACATCGGCCGCTCCGACGGTGCGCCGGACAAGGCAAGCTGA
- a CDS encoding ShlB/FhaC/HecB family hemolysin secretion/activation protein, whose amino-acid sequence MKASSCHWALAAACFANLDTQAASLPATPGERDYQHERQEQLLREQERRLLELQQLPGEAAPQSPEESAGDSRCVVVRSINLQGAEHLDLSTRERLLAAHRGQCLSAHQLDGLLKAITDHYLARGLVTTRVYLPQQDLSTGALQIRVVEGHLEGFDNSSLASDRELGMAFPGRPGELLDLRELEQLVEHLNRLPSRQAQLELVPGQEIGGSRVRVAGERDKPWRVSAFRDNSGERSSGEQQAGVGLDWDSPLGLADQLALRAGQDVVSDRWKASDHQGLFYSLPYGWWTFSYGYQRSAYRTRSQGYGYAFTLDGDSQVQRLGGERVLHRDAVSRTSLNLGLAWMSSRTYIDGEEIGIASSEITEAQLGFGHGRRIGGAFINFDAGWQQGIGALGAQAERDPQPGEPHARYDKYTLTLSYLQPFQLWGERFSFDALATAQRSEDVLNGPQRISLGGLNSVRGFKEQSLAGDSGYYWRNQLRWRRPLAWGPWLQEYGVGYGYDFGAIAHGRYNPDLHGRLSGHALEFRARGRHLAAALSFARSLERPAVIERRERPVYFRAELFF is encoded by the coding sequence ATGAAAGCATCGTCTTGCCATTGGGCGCTTGCCGCCGCCTGCTTCGCCAATCTGGACACCCAGGCTGCGTCGCTCCCCGCGACACCGGGCGAGCGCGATTACCAGCACGAACGCCAGGAGCAACTGCTGCGCGAGCAGGAAAGGCGGCTGCTGGAGCTGCAGCAGCTACCCGGCGAGGCCGCGCCGCAATCGCCGGAAGAAAGCGCAGGCGATAGCCGCTGTGTGGTTGTCCGCAGCATCAACCTGCAAGGCGCCGAGCATCTCGACCTGTCCACCCGTGAGCGATTGCTGGCCGCCCATCGCGGCCAGTGTTTGAGCGCCCATCAGCTCGACGGGCTGCTTAAGGCGATCACCGATCACTACCTGGCGCGCGGCCTGGTCACCACGCGTGTCTACCTGCCGCAGCAGGACCTCTCCACAGGCGCGCTGCAGATCCGAGTGGTCGAAGGTCACCTGGAGGGCTTCGATAACTCCAGCCTCGCCAGCGACCGCGAACTGGGCATGGCCTTTCCCGGCCGCCCCGGCGAACTGCTCGACCTGCGCGAGCTGGAGCAATTGGTCGAGCACCTCAACCGCCTGCCTTCGCGCCAGGCGCAGCTGGAGCTGGTGCCCGGCCAGGAAATCGGCGGCAGCCGCGTGCGGGTAGCAGGCGAGCGTGACAAGCCCTGGCGCGTCTCCGCCTTCCGCGACAACAGCGGCGAACGCAGCAGCGGTGAGCAGCAGGCCGGCGTCGGTCTGGATTGGGACAGCCCGCTGGGCCTCGCCGACCAGCTTGCCCTGCGCGCCGGCCAGGATGTCGTGAGTGATCGCTGGAAAGCTTCCGATCACCAGGGGCTGTTCTACAGCTTGCCCTACGGCTGGTGGACCTTCAGCTACGGCTACCAGCGCAGCGCCTACCGCACCCGCAGCCAGGGCTATGGCTACGCCTTCACGCTGGATGGCGACAGCCAGGTGCAGCGCCTGGGCGGCGAGCGGGTGCTGCATCGCGACGCGGTGAGCAGGACATCGCTCAACCTTGGCCTGGCCTGGATGTCCTCGCGCACCTACATCGATGGCGAGGAGATAGGCATAGCCAGCAGCGAGATCACCGAGGCGCAGCTCGGGTTCGGCCACGGCCGGCGCATCGGCGGGGCCTTCATCAACTTCGATGCCGGCTGGCAGCAAGGCATTGGGGCGCTTGGCGCCCAGGCCGAGCGCGACCCGCAACCCGGCGAGCCGCACGCGCGTTACGACAAGTACACGCTGACCCTGAGCTACCTGCAGCCGTTCCAGCTGTGGGGCGAGCGCTTCAGCTTCGACGCACTGGCCACCGCGCAGCGTAGCGAAGACGTCCTGAACGGCCCGCAGCGCATCAGCCTCGGCGGGCTCAACTCGGTGCGCGGCTTTAAGGAGCAGAGCCTTGCCGGCGACTCCGGCTACTACTGGCGCAACCAGCTGCGCTGGCGCCGCCCTCTGGCGTGGGGGCCATGGCTGCAGGAGTACGGCGTGGGCTACGGCTACGACTTCGGTGCCATCGCCCACGGCCGCTACAACCCCGACCTGCATGGCCGCCTGAGCGGCCACGCGCTGGAGTTTCGCGCTCGCGGTCGCCACCTGGCGGCTGCGCTGAGTTTCGCCCGCTCGTTGGAGCGACCCGCCGTCATCGAGCGGCGCGAGCGCCCGGTGTACTTCCGCGCCGAGCTGTTTTTCTGA
- a CDS encoding BrnA antitoxin family protein: protein MPNASKTDWDRLAKQADKDIDTSEIPELGDAFFEQAELHVPAKQSVTIRLDADVLAWFKEQGAGYQTRINQLLRQYMQAQLSRKGR from the coding sequence ATGCCAAACGCATCGAAAACTGATTGGGACCGCCTGGCCAAACAGGCCGACAAGGACATCGACACCAGCGAAATCCCCGAGCTGGGCGACGCCTTCTTCGAGCAGGCCGAGCTGCACGTGCCGGCGAAACAGTCGGTGACCATCCGCCTGGACGCCGACGTGCTCGCCTGGTTCAAGGAGCAGGGCGCCGGTTACCAGACCCGCATCAACCAGCTGCTGCGCCAGTACATGCAGGCCCAGCTGAGCCGCAAGGGCCGCTGA
- a CDS encoding BRO-N domain-containing protein — protein sequence MQDVYLPTFFPRHLRTLRATMIDNQPWFAAVDLARLLAVRYPHSFHQRFQPYETRNVLLQYESGREEPVDMLSEPALYKALVRFGHPELRSLEHWLSHEVIPTLRDLHSADDYLPRRVVMSLQQQRMTLLEWQGELWVPLENVPRLMQAR from the coding sequence GTGCAAGACGTCTACCTCCCCACTTTCTTCCCCCGTCACCTGCGCACCCTGCGCGCGACCATGATCGACAACCAACCCTGGTTCGCCGCCGTCGACCTCGCCCGACTGCTCGCGGTGAGGTACCCGCACAGCTTCCACCAGCGCTTCCAACCCTACGAAACCCGCAACGTCCTTCTGCAATACGAAAGCGGCCGCGAAGAGCCGGTCGACATGCTCAGCGAGCCCGCGCTCTACAAAGCCCTGGTCCGCTTCGGCCACCCGGAGCTGCGCAGCCTCGAACACTGGCTCAGCCACGAGGTCATCCCCACCCTGCGCGACCTGCACAGCGCCGACGACTACCTGCCGCGCCGCGTGGTGATGAGCCTGCAGCAGCAACGCATGACGCTGCTCGAATGGCAGGGCGAATTGTGGGTGCCGCTGGAGAACGTGCCGAGGCTGATGCAGGCCCGCTGA
- a CDS encoding APC family permease has protein sequence MKKTTNASDTSIPAHQPHSNASAPRAFRKSLGITALVLFGLAYMVPLAVFTTYGLVTRLTMGHLSTAYVITLAAMLLTAYSYGRMVQAHPFSGSVYTYTRKTFGAYFGFMAGWTLLLDYIFLPLLSYLLIGIYMAEYFPAVPAATWILGSIALVTFLNLVGIESITRVNWILIVAQGVFIVVFIALSVSHLNGQAEPISLLKPIYGEHFDFSLVMSGAAMLCLSFLGFDAVSTMAEETPNPKRQIPRAIMLVTLIGGLLFIVPAYFGQLVFPEWSALTDADSAALDVMRRIGGEGLVTFFTATYVAGCFASAMVSQASVSRVLFAMGRDGAIPRVFGKLVSKKRVPATAIMLISLLSLIALFVTLDTVANMISFGALFAFSAVNLAVIKHYLIDEKRSGLRDYLSYGVLPAAGFLSTIWLWSSLSGMTFMIGFGWMALGFICLLSATRLFREQLPELQMAE, from the coding sequence ATGAAAAAAACAACAAACGCTTCCGATACCTCAATCCCTGCCCATCAACCGCATTCCAATGCGAGCGCGCCCAGAGCGTTTCGCAAATCCCTAGGCATCACCGCGCTCGTTCTCTTCGGGCTGGCGTACATGGTGCCGCTGGCGGTCTTCACGACCTACGGCCTGGTTACCCGGCTGACCATGGGTCATTTATCCACCGCCTATGTGATCACCCTGGCGGCGATGCTGCTCACCGCCTACAGCTACGGGCGCATGGTCCAGGCGCATCCGTTCTCCGGCTCGGTCTACACCTACACGCGCAAGACCTTCGGCGCCTATTTCGGCTTCATGGCCGGCTGGACGCTGCTGCTCGACTACATCTTCCTGCCGCTGCTCAGCTACCTGCTGATCGGCATCTACATGGCCGAGTACTTCCCGGCGGTGCCCGCCGCAACCTGGATCCTCGGCTCGATCGCGCTGGTGACCTTCCTCAACCTCGTCGGCATCGAGTCCATCACCCGCGTGAACTGGATTCTGATCGTCGCCCAGGGCGTATTCATCGTGGTGTTCATCGCCCTTTCGGTGAGCCACCTGAACGGCCAGGCCGAACCGATTTCGCTGCTCAAGCCAATCTATGGCGAGCACTTCGACTTCTCGCTGGTGATGTCGGGCGCGGCCATGCTCTGCCTGTCGTTCCTCGGCTTCGATGCCGTGTCGACCATGGCCGAGGAAACGCCGAACCCGAAGCGCCAGATTCCCCGAGCCATCATGCTGGTGACGTTGATCGGCGGCCTGCTGTTCATCGTCCCAGCCTATTTCGGCCAGCTGGTCTTCCCGGAATGGAGCGCCCTCACCGACGCCGACTCCGCTGCGCTGGACGTCATGCGCCGCATCGGCGGCGAAGGCCTGGTGACCTTCTTCACCGCGACCTATGTGGCCGGCTGCTTCGCTTCGGCGATGGTGTCCCAGGCCAGTGTGTCGCGCGTGCTGTTCGCCATGGGTCGGGACGGGGCGATTCCCCGGGTGTTCGGCAAGCTGGTGTCGAAGAAGCGCGTACCCGCCACGGCGATCATGCTCATCAGCCTGCTCTCGCTGATCGCGCTGTTCGTCACCCTGGATACGGTCGCCAACATGATCAGCTTCGGCGCGCTCTTCGCCTTCTCGGCGGTGAACCTGGCCGTCATCAAGCATTACCTGATCGACGAGAAGCGCAGCGGCCTGCGTGATTACCTGAGCTACGGCGTACTGCCGGCGGCGGGCTTCCTCAGCACCATCTGGCTGTGGTCGAGCCTGTCGGGCATGACCTTCATGATCGGCTTCGGCTGGATGGCCCTGGGCTTCATCTGCCTGCTCAGCGCCACCCGCCTGTTCCGCGAGCAACTGCCGGAACTGCAGATGGCCGAGTGA
- a CDS encoding fatty acid desaturase family protein, producing MREDRDLTPAELAAFGAELDALRLRTLNDLGESDARYIRRVRAAVRACCWSGRVLLMFGWFPPTWLLGSLLLGLGKILENMELGHNVMHGQYDWMNDPELAGRQYEWDIVGPADFWRHTHNHIHHTYTNVLGKDDDVGYGVVRLFPEQKWKPFYRWQPLWVTLQAALFQYAVAVQHLRLDKYFKGRMSKDELRPLLRQFNAKVGRQWIKDYLFFPLLGLFGGGFGAVLGGNLLANLLRNLWTFTVIFCGHFTEKAAVFPASVLEGETRGHWYLRQLRGSSNFEGGKLLHILTGNLSHQIEHHLYPDLPARRYAELAREVREIAARYGQTYNSGSFARQFGTVLKRIWIYRLPSEPVTQP from the coding sequence ATGCGCGAAGACCGCGACCTCACTCCGGCCGAACTGGCCGCCTTCGGCGCCGAACTTGATGCCCTGCGCCTGCGCACCCTGAACGACCTCGGCGAGAGCGACGCACGCTACATCCGCCGAGTGCGCGCTGCTGTGCGCGCCTGCTGCTGGAGCGGCCGCGTGCTGTTGATGTTCGGCTGGTTCCCGCCGACCTGGCTGCTCGGCAGCCTGCTCCTGGGGCTGGGCAAGATCCTCGAGAACATGGAGCTCGGCCACAACGTCATGCACGGCCAGTACGACTGGATGAACGATCCGGAACTCGCCGGCCGCCAGTACGAGTGGGATATCGTCGGCCCGGCCGATTTCTGGCGGCACACGCACAACCACATCCACCACACCTACACCAATGTGCTGGGCAAGGACGACGACGTTGGCTACGGCGTGGTGCGCCTCTTCCCCGAGCAGAAGTGGAAGCCCTTCTACCGCTGGCAGCCGCTGTGGGTGACGCTCCAGGCGGCGCTCTTCCAGTACGCCGTGGCGGTCCAGCACCTGCGCCTGGATAAGTACTTCAAGGGGCGGATGAGCAAGGACGAGCTGCGCCCGCTGCTGCGCCAGTTCAATGCAAAAGTGGGCCGCCAGTGGATCAAGGATTACCTGTTCTTCCCGCTGCTCGGCCTGTTTGGCGGCGGCTTCGGCGCGGTGCTGGGCGGCAACCTGCTGGCCAATCTGCTGCGCAACCTGTGGACCTTCACGGTGATCTTCTGCGGCCACTTCACCGAGAAGGCCGCGGTGTTCCCAGCGAGCGTGCTGGAGGGCGAAACCCGCGGGCACTGGTATCTGCGTCAGCTGCGTGGCTCCAGTAACTTCGAGGGCGGCAAGCTGCTGCACATCCTCACCGGCAACCTCAGCCACCAGATCGAGCATCACCTGTACCCCGACCTACCAGCCCGCCGCTACGCGGAACTTGCGCGCGAAGTACGCGAGATCGCCGCGCGCTACGGGCAGACCTACAACAGCGGCAGCTTCGCGCGGCAGTTCGGCACCGTGCTCAAGCGCATCTGGATCTACCGCCTGCCGTCGGAGCCCGTAACCCAGCCCTGA
- a CDS encoding DUF6868 family protein, translating to MPFHDHREILLWYLLLNYAVLLLWFAVFCFAHDWLYRLHSQWFRLSPETFDALHYAGMAIYKIGVLLFVLVPLLALWITGA from the coding sequence ATGCCCTTCCATGACCATCGCGAAATCCTGCTCTGGTACCTGCTGCTCAACTACGCCGTGCTGCTGCTCTGGTTCGCCGTGTTCTGCTTCGCCCACGACTGGCTCTATCGCCTGCACAGCCAATGGTTCCGCCTTTCGCCGGAGACCTTCGACGCCCTGCACTACGCCGGCATGGCGATCTACAAGATCGGCGTGCTGCTGTTCGTCCTGGTGCCGCTGCTGGCGCTGTGGATAACCGGCGCGTGA
- a CDS encoding BrnT family toxin — translation MFFEWDEAKNRANIRKHGIDFSDVPDMFQHPMLVLRDDRIDYGEERWIGLGRLMALFAVVVYCERSGETIRIISARKATREEARRYAKRIEN, via the coding sequence ATGTTCTTTGAATGGGACGAAGCCAAGAACCGGGCGAACATCCGCAAGCACGGCATCGACTTCAGCGACGTGCCGGACATGTTCCAGCATCCGATGCTGGTGCTGCGCGATGACCGGATCGACTACGGCGAGGAGCGCTGGATCGGCCTGGGCAGGCTGATGGCGCTGTTCGCGGTGGTCGTGTACTGCGAACGAAGCGGCGAGACGATTCGCATCATCTCCGCCCGCAAAGCCACTCGAGAAGAGGCCAGACGCTATGCCAAACGCATCGAAAACTGA
- the ureE gene encoding urease accessory protein UreE, with protein MLVIHQRTEPRERWDAELHLNYEARSKSRLRCFSRDGEDVGLFLERGQPPLADGDFLLANDGRAVRVCAAPEQLMHVTCANPRELNRAAYHLGNRHVALQVGEGWLRLLDDYVLKAMLDQLGATVESIEAPFQPEHGAYGGGHHHSHHGEAEFNYAPKLHQFGVRK; from the coding sequence ATGCTGGTCATCCACCAACGCACAGAACCCCGCGAGCGCTGGGACGCCGAACTGCACCTGAACTACGAAGCCCGCAGCAAAAGCCGCCTGCGCTGCTTCAGCCGCGACGGCGAGGATGTCGGCCTGTTCCTCGAACGCGGCCAGCCGCCGCTTGCCGATGGCGACTTCCTGCTGGCCAACGACGGCCGCGCGGTGCGCGTGTGCGCGGCACCCGAACAGTTGATGCATGTGACCTGCGCCAACCCGCGCGAGCTGAACCGTGCGGCCTATCACCTGGGCAACCGCCACGTCGCCCTGCAGGTCGGCGAAGGCTGGCTGCGGTTGCTCGACGATTACGTGCTCAAGGCCATGCTCGACCAGCTCGGCGCCACGGTGGAAAGCATCGAGGCGCCCTTCCAGCCCGAGCACGGCGCCTACGGCGGCGGCCATCACCATTCGCACCACGGCGAAGCGGAGTTCAACTACGCGCCGAAGCTGCACCAGTTCGGAGTACGCAAGTGA
- a CDS encoding TetR family transcriptional regulator, protein MSSPRAEQKLQTRQALMDAARGLMDSGRGFSALSLREVARAAGIVPAGFYRHFADMDALGLALVADVDETFRQTLRVVRHNEFEMGGVIEASVRIFLDAVTANRTQFLFLAREQYGGSLVIRQAIGTLRQRITDDLAADLALLNKLPHLKTADLDVIADLVVKTVFATLPELIDPPHDTLPAHLTPEAKVTQQLRFIMIGAKHWLGIDPRG, encoded by the coding sequence ATGTCCTCTCCCCGCGCCGAACAGAAACTGCAGACCCGCCAGGCCCTGATGGACGCCGCGCGCGGCCTGATGGACAGCGGCCGCGGTTTCAGCGCCCTGAGCCTGCGCGAGGTGGCGCGCGCCGCCGGCATCGTTCCGGCAGGCTTCTACCGGCACTTCGCCGACATGGACGCGCTGGGCCTGGCGCTGGTCGCCGACGTCGACGAGACCTTCCGCCAGACCCTGCGCGTGGTACGCCACAACGAGTTCGAGATGGGCGGGGTGATCGAGGCCTCGGTGCGCATCTTCCTCGACGCAGTCACCGCCAACCGCACCCAGTTCCTGTTCCTCGCCCGCGAGCAGTACGGCGGCTCGCTGGTGATCCGCCAGGCCATCGGCACCCTGCGCCAGCGCATCACCGACGACCTCGCCGCCGATCTCGCGCTGCTCAACAAGCTGCCGCACCTGAAGACGGCGGACCTCGACGTGATCGCCGACCTGGTGGTGAAGACGGTGTTCGCCACCCTCCCCGAGCTGATCGACCCGCCGCACGACACGCTGCCGGCACACCTGACTCCGGAAGCCAAGGTCACCCAGCAGCTGCGCTTCATCATGATCGGCGCGAAGCACTGGCTGGGCATCGACCCGCGCGGGTAA